A single region of the Ornithorhynchus anatinus isolate Pmale09 chromosome 13, mOrnAna1.pri.v4, whole genome shotgun sequence genome encodes:
- the JCAD gene encoding junctional protein associated with coronary artery disease isoform X4, with protein sequence MSQPRGGNRNVREGQWQVGTRRPEMGMQKSVLEESWKMPEDAKWQNLSVESWSQPGKLGRQMSDGDGQRLLGELYLVTQGENALSSQNKGKSQSLPRVLSPEVLRFGEVPAYPQSNSSHLEFSKPPERGIPLIPLTKPKYGRPIKPPSYELHRQNRVAVEASGHQDHHQKDPPVTHLTKVSESRQDLPPQDSGLEPPVYIPPPSYKSPPQPNSHPRFSNEVPHHSLGSRVPQQHSGERTNPSRQQPSSGSCGAGDGFSADPHPLRGNPSHLQHVNAPDGSVQYIPFDDPRIRHIQLAYSQRLPEDTRPFGNSGRAVATAFLEPPLQEAQPDGAPPSPMPGSERGLRNSAPSHRRLMPATPPRGSESRALPDQRDSCGLREQRPWRGPNQESVRGQVPSQGDGTCETVAKLKKFELGTRTQNKKSAKKKTNETIFCLVSIPVPSEPHLPDTDRNNNDLKQSVDLENGFDKSGVLQEQRLLSLSSTDLELQALTGSIASMTRFQKQELGRPAEYKQTDDLSDSRATKHRELRYSGSWPGDQYRDQQTQTNFPEEPPNTQPPPDAKPGGTSNGLPTSTALAPSTFDKQRQWGLPLSDRKWRPQGSNPKGQGYLTPSSNSAFLSTSPPAAPGPAPKAYQTQPNGSCGDTRDRTTGPGPKREVVKGEEHPACSSKELFGQFLLKPVSRRPWDAISQLESFNKELQSQEESTGGSSGSSSGSSSRRNSSSSNGESVERERKEPKDGTYTRRGTVLPDGPRQEARAGQPPRMVGAGGPVFKPGRVKSKSESWSVELKPDHPDTHPPNTHPPSQNPLQAKDSRSVSGRPEDGSGVTERRTQEIEKNPNRHPGSPGQEKRVISTRLCPAFATPPLYRSPSLTGRKVQETRCVDVLKFVRPSKVTTPLRSDTAEERGSVVRLFVANKNQGTSEPDLRTVGLSSGLNHTASQLDDFLENLSAIEIPQHESLQVRAARILGIEVAVESLIPGHRRTGPSQPPGRGGSASDVERPVVSVSSHAARADAVRPPRDAHDSRRKCGWTESPLFVGERDTCSGRVNHASGHPDPSRDTSPHPHVPEAEPLSPVLDQKELKANQLCRSSLLHVVERTTWLPGAEKRFRSASKVIETLQGKLASPPSRMVMDRLVRMKEVDSVSRMRRLSSKSTDSGDEAEEGKPPRGQGEQRGSHGLPSGPDLAPKLGPEGAVSTRVLTLGKNGPLTAGVVEEKVGGDTFGLDTYDPSRVERV encoded by the coding sequence ATGTCACAGCCCCGAGGTGGCAACAGAAATGTGAGAGAGGGTCAGTGGCAGGTAGGAACAAGAAGGCCAGAGATGGGGATGCAGAAAAGTGTTTTGGAAGAAAGCTGGAAAATGCCAGAGGATGCTAAATGGCAGAATCTTAGTGTGGAAAGCTGGAGCCAGCCTGGAAAACTAGGGAGGCAGATGTCTGACGGTGACGGGCAAAGGCTGCTTGGAGAGTTGTACTTAGTCACCCAGGGAGAAAATGCACTTAGTTCTCAGAACAAAGGCAAGTCACAGTCACTGCCCAGAGTCCTTTCTCCTGAGGTGCTGCGCTTTGGGGAGGTGCCAGCTTATCCCCAAAGTAATAGTTCACATTTGGAATTCAGCAAACCCCCCGAGAGGGGTATCCCTCTGATACCACTGACGAAGCCCAAATACGGCAGACCCATCAAACCTCCGTCCTATGAACTGCACCGACAGAACAGGGTGGCTGTAGAGGCCTCTGGGCATCAGGACCACCATCAGAAAGACCCACCCGTTACTCATCTGACCAAAGTTAGTGAGTCGCGGCAAGACCTTCCCCCTCAGGACTCTGGTTTGGAACCTCCAGTGTACATCCCTCCTCCATCTTACAAGTCCCCGCCCCAGCCAAACTCCCACCCCCGGTTCTCAAACGAAGTGCCTCATCACTCCCTTGGGAGTCGTGTTCCACAGCAACATTCCGGGGAGAGGACCAACCCCAGCCGGCAACAGCCTTCTTCTGGGAGCTGCGGGGCTGGAGACGGATTCTCCGCAGACCCCCACCCACTCCGGGGAAACCCCAGTCACCTCCAGCATGTGAACGCCCCCGACGGCTCTGTCCAGTACATTCCCTTCGATGATCCCCGGATCCGGCATATTCAGCTAGCATATTCCCAGAGGCTTCCCGAAGACACCAGGCCGTTTGGAAACTCAGGGAGGGCAGTGGCCACTGCCTTCCTGGAGCCACCCCTCCAGGAGGCCCAGCCCGATGGTGCCCCTCCATCACCCATGCCAGGGAGTGAGAGGGGTCTCAGAAATTCAGCCCCCAGCCATAGGCGGCTGATGCCAGCAACACCACCCAGGGGTTCAGAGAGCCGTGCCTTGCCGGACCAAAGAGACAGCTGTGGCTTGAGGGAGCAGCGGCCCTGGCGGGGACCCAATCAGGAGAGCGTCAGAGGTCAAGTTCCTTCCCAGGGGGATGGTACCTGTGAAACCGTAGCTAAGCTCAAGAAGTTTGAACTTGGAACTAGGactcaaaacaaaaaaagtgcAAAGAAAAAAACCAACGAGACGATATTTTGTTTGGTTTCTATCCCAGTTCCATCAGAGCCCCATCTGCCAGATACAGATAGGAACAACAATGACTTAAAACAGAGTGTTGACCTAGAGAACGGATTTGATAAGAGCGGAGTTCTGCAAGAACAACGTCTCTTAAGCCTGTCTTCTACTGACCTGGAGTTGCAAGCGCTTACAGGAAGCATAGCTAGCATGACCAGATTCCAAAAGCAGGAACTGGGGAGACCGGCAGAGTACAAACAAACAGATGACCTCAGCGACAGTCGGGCTACAAAACACAGAGAACTTAGATATTCCGGCTCCTGGCCTGGGGACCAATACAGAGATCAGCAAACCCAAACCAACTTCCCAGAAGAACCCCCAAACACTCAGCCTCCTCCCGATGCCAAACCCGGGGGGACAAGTAATGGCCTTCCCACTTCCACAGCTTTGGCCCCCTCTACTTTTGATAAACAGCGGCAGTGGGGGTTACCCCTCAGTGACCGGAAATGGCGGCCTCAGGGATCTAACCCAAAAGGTCAAGGGTATCTCACTCCATCCAGCAACAGcgctttcttaagcacttccccACCCGCCGCTCCAGGGCCTGCACCAAAAGCTTACCAGACCCAGCCGAATGGATCCTGCGGAGACACCCGGGATAGAACCACCGGCCCAGGGCCCAAGCGTGAAGTGGTCAAGGGAGAAGAGCATCCCGCGTGCAGTAGTAAAGAACTGTTCGGGCAGTTTCTCTTGAAGCCCGTGAGCCGTCGTCCCTGGGACGCTATAAGCCAATTGGAAAGTTTTAACAAGGAACTTCAAAGTCAGGAAGAAAGCACCGGTGGCAGCAGCGGTAGCagtagcggcagcagcagcaggaggaacagcagcagcagtaatggtGAGAgcgtggaaagagagagaaaggagccaaAGGATGGGACCTACACCAGACGGGGCACTGTTCTGCCCGATGGCCCCAGGCAGGAAGCGAGAGCTGGGCAGCCGCCCAGAATGGTGGGAGCAGGGGGCCCTGTATTTAAACCGGGAAGAGTTAAAAGCAAGTCCGAGAGCTGGAGTGTGGAGTTGAAGCCCGATCACCCGGACACCCATCCTCCGAACACCCATCCTCCATCCCAAAACCCCTTGCAGGCAAAGGATAGCCGGAGTGTATCAGGAAGGCCCGAAGATGGGAGTGGGGTAACAGAGCGGAGAACCCAGGAGATTGAGAAGAACCCTAACAGGCATCCTGGCAGcccaggccaagagaaaagggtgATTTCAACACGTTTGTGTCCGGCATTTGCGACACCCCCTCTCTATCGGTCCCCCTCTCTAACGGGAAGGAAGGTTCAGGAAACTAGATGTGTGGATGTGTTAAAGTTTGTTAGACCGAGCAAAGTGACCACCCCCCTGAGAAGCGACACGGCGGAAGAAAGAGGTTCTGTGGTGCGACTGTTTGTGGCCAACAAAAATCAGGGTACCTCTGAGCCGGATTTGAGGACTGTGGGCCTTAGTTCTGGCCTAAACCACACTGCcagtcagctggatgactttttGGAAAACCTAAGTGCAATAGAAATCCCTCAGCATGAGTCCCTTCAGGTGCGAGCGGCGAGAATTCTGGGCATCGAGGTAGCCGTGGAGTCTCTCATTCCCGGACACCGGAGGACCGGACCCAGTCAGCCCCCCGGCCGCGGAGGGAGCGCCTCTGACGTGGAGAGGCCGGTGGTGAGTGTGTCCAGTCACGCAGCGCGGGCAGATGCTGTGAGACCGCCCCGAGATGCTCACGACAGCCGGAGGAAGTGTGGCTGGACTGAGAGCCCTCTCTTTGTCGGGGAGAGAGACACCTGTTCTGGGAGAGTCAACCACGCCTCTGGACATCCGGACCCGAGCCGGGACACCTCCCCTCATCCTCATGTCCCCGAGGCCGAGCCACTTTCCCCTGTCCTGGACCAAAAGGAGCTGAAAGCAAACCAGCTGTGCAGGTCCTCTTTGCTTCATGTAGTGGAGAGGACCACGTGGCTCCCTGGTGCCGAGAAGAGATTCAGGAGCGCCTCCAAGGTGATTGAAACCTTGCAAGGCAAACTGGCCTCCCCGCCCAGCCGGATGGTCATGGACCGCCTGGTGCGAATGAAGGAGGTAGATTCGGTTTCCCGCATGAGACGCCTGAGCAGCAAGAGCACCGACTCAGGGGATGAGGCTGAAGAGGGCAAGCCTCCAAGGGGGCAGGGTGAGCAACGTGGGAGCCACGGCCTCCCAAGTGGCCCCGACTTGGCGCCCAAGCTGGGGCCTGAGGGGGCGGTTTCCACA
- the JCAD gene encoding junctional protein associated with coronary artery disease isoform X1 yields the protein MFSVEDLLISHGYKSSRKPPAPYEGRCDGYRHEITEDRTGHGTVNGHEADTRAFVDIKKSLGREYLSDGESRRRNPEKHKNLQGSPAVWASEEGFCDQAPLGWSSRPKTDKDLAHWRRKGQDFTVLLGYTDKGDLETAGMSQPRGGNRNVREGQWQVGTRRPEMGMQKSVLEESWKMPEDAKWQNLSVESWSQPGKLGRQMSDGDGQRLLGELYLVTQGENALSSQNKGKSQSLPRVLSPEVLRFGEVPAYPQSNSSHLEFSKPPERGIPLIPLTKPKYGRPIKPPSYELHRQNRVAVEASGHQDHHQKDPPVTHLTKVSESRQDLPPQDSGLEPPVYIPPPSYKSPPQPNSHPRFSNEVPHHSLGSRVPQQHSGERTNPSRQQPSSGSCGAGDGFSADPHPLRGNPSHLQHVNAPDGSVQYIPFDDPRIRHIQLAYSQRLPEDTRPFGNSGRAVATAFLEPPLQEAQPDGAPPSPMPGSERGLRNSAPSHRRLMPATPPRGSESRALPDQRDSCGLREQRPWRGPNQESVRGQVPSQGDGTCETVAKLKKFELGTRTQNKKSAKKKTNETIFCLVSIPVPSEPHLPDTDRNNNDLKQSVDLENGFDKSGVLQEQRLLSLSSTDLELQALTGSIASMTRFQKQELGRPAEYKQTDDLSDSRATKHRELRYSGSWPGDQYRDQQTQTNFPEEPPNTQPPPDAKPGGTSNGLPTSTALAPSTFDKQRQWGLPLSDRKWRPQGSNPKGQGYLTPSSNSAFLSTSPPAAPGPAPKAYQTQPNGSCGDTRDRTTGPGPKREVVKGEEHPACSSKELFGQFLLKPVSRRPWDAISQLESFNKELQSQEESTGGSSGSSSGSSSRRNSSSSNGESVERERKEPKDGTYTRRGTVLPDGPRQEARAGQPPRMVGAGGPVFKPGRVKSKSESWSVELKPDHPDTHPPNTHPPSQNPLQAKDSRSVSGRPEDGSGVTERRTQEIEKNPNRHPGSPGQEKRVISTRLCPAFATPPLYRSPSLTGRKVQETRCVDVLKFVRPSKVTTPLRSDTAEERGSVVRLFVANKNQGTSEPDLRTVGLSSGLNHTASQLDDFLENLSAIEIPQHESLQVRAARILGIEVAVESLIPGHRRTGPSQPPGRGGSASDVERPVVSVSSHAARADAVRPPRDAHDSRRKCGWTESPLFVGERDTCSGRVNHASGHPDPSRDTSPHPHVPEAEPLSPVLDQKELKANQLCRSSLLHVVERTTWLPGAEKRFRSASKVIETLQGKLASPPSRMVMDRLVRMKEVDSVSRMRRLSSKSTDSGDEAEEGKPPRGQGEQRGSHGLPSGPDLAPKLGPEGAVSTRVLTLGKNGPLTAGVVEEKVGGDTFGLDTYDPSRVERV from the coding sequence gTTTTGTGACCAAGCTCCACTAGGATGGTCTTCCCGGCCCAAGACAGACAAAGATCTTGCCCACTGGAGAAGAAAAGGACAAGATTTCACGGTTTTGCTGGGTTACACTGACAAGGGAGACCTGGAAACAGCAGGAATGTCACAGCCCCGAGGTGGCAACAGAAATGTGAGAGAGGGTCAGTGGCAGGTAGGAACAAGAAGGCCAGAGATGGGGATGCAGAAAAGTGTTTTGGAAGAAAGCTGGAAAATGCCAGAGGATGCTAAATGGCAGAATCTTAGTGTGGAAAGCTGGAGCCAGCCTGGAAAACTAGGGAGGCAGATGTCTGACGGTGACGGGCAAAGGCTGCTTGGAGAGTTGTACTTAGTCACCCAGGGAGAAAATGCACTTAGTTCTCAGAACAAAGGCAAGTCACAGTCACTGCCCAGAGTCCTTTCTCCTGAGGTGCTGCGCTTTGGGGAGGTGCCAGCTTATCCCCAAAGTAATAGTTCACATTTGGAATTCAGCAAACCCCCCGAGAGGGGTATCCCTCTGATACCACTGACGAAGCCCAAATACGGCAGACCCATCAAACCTCCGTCCTATGAACTGCACCGACAGAACAGGGTGGCTGTAGAGGCCTCTGGGCATCAGGACCACCATCAGAAAGACCCACCCGTTACTCATCTGACCAAAGTTAGTGAGTCGCGGCAAGACCTTCCCCCTCAGGACTCTGGTTTGGAACCTCCAGTGTACATCCCTCCTCCATCTTACAAGTCCCCGCCCCAGCCAAACTCCCACCCCCGGTTCTCAAACGAAGTGCCTCATCACTCCCTTGGGAGTCGTGTTCCACAGCAACATTCCGGGGAGAGGACCAACCCCAGCCGGCAACAGCCTTCTTCTGGGAGCTGCGGGGCTGGAGACGGATTCTCCGCAGACCCCCACCCACTCCGGGGAAACCCCAGTCACCTCCAGCATGTGAACGCCCCCGACGGCTCTGTCCAGTACATTCCCTTCGATGATCCCCGGATCCGGCATATTCAGCTAGCATATTCCCAGAGGCTTCCCGAAGACACCAGGCCGTTTGGAAACTCAGGGAGGGCAGTGGCCACTGCCTTCCTGGAGCCACCCCTCCAGGAGGCCCAGCCCGATGGTGCCCCTCCATCACCCATGCCAGGGAGTGAGAGGGGTCTCAGAAATTCAGCCCCCAGCCATAGGCGGCTGATGCCAGCAACACCACCCAGGGGTTCAGAGAGCCGTGCCTTGCCGGACCAAAGAGACAGCTGTGGCTTGAGGGAGCAGCGGCCCTGGCGGGGACCCAATCAGGAGAGCGTCAGAGGTCAAGTTCCTTCCCAGGGGGATGGTACCTGTGAAACCGTAGCTAAGCTCAAGAAGTTTGAACTTGGAACTAGGactcaaaacaaaaaaagtgcAAAGAAAAAAACCAACGAGACGATATTTTGTTTGGTTTCTATCCCAGTTCCATCAGAGCCCCATCTGCCAGATACAGATAGGAACAACAATGACTTAAAACAGAGTGTTGACCTAGAGAACGGATTTGATAAGAGCGGAGTTCTGCAAGAACAACGTCTCTTAAGCCTGTCTTCTACTGACCTGGAGTTGCAAGCGCTTACAGGAAGCATAGCTAGCATGACCAGATTCCAAAAGCAGGAACTGGGGAGACCGGCAGAGTACAAACAAACAGATGACCTCAGCGACAGTCGGGCTACAAAACACAGAGAACTTAGATATTCCGGCTCCTGGCCTGGGGACCAATACAGAGATCAGCAAACCCAAACCAACTTCCCAGAAGAACCCCCAAACACTCAGCCTCCTCCCGATGCCAAACCCGGGGGGACAAGTAATGGCCTTCCCACTTCCACAGCTTTGGCCCCCTCTACTTTTGATAAACAGCGGCAGTGGGGGTTACCCCTCAGTGACCGGAAATGGCGGCCTCAGGGATCTAACCCAAAAGGTCAAGGGTATCTCACTCCATCCAGCAACAGcgctttcttaagcacttccccACCCGCCGCTCCAGGGCCTGCACCAAAAGCTTACCAGACCCAGCCGAATGGATCCTGCGGAGACACCCGGGATAGAACCACCGGCCCAGGGCCCAAGCGTGAAGTGGTCAAGGGAGAAGAGCATCCCGCGTGCAGTAGTAAAGAACTGTTCGGGCAGTTTCTCTTGAAGCCCGTGAGCCGTCGTCCCTGGGACGCTATAAGCCAATTGGAAAGTTTTAACAAGGAACTTCAAAGTCAGGAAGAAAGCACCGGTGGCAGCAGCGGTAGCagtagcggcagcagcagcaggaggaacagcagcagcagtaatggtGAGAgcgtggaaagagagagaaaggagccaaAGGATGGGACCTACACCAGACGGGGCACTGTTCTGCCCGATGGCCCCAGGCAGGAAGCGAGAGCTGGGCAGCCGCCCAGAATGGTGGGAGCAGGGGGCCCTGTATTTAAACCGGGAAGAGTTAAAAGCAAGTCCGAGAGCTGGAGTGTGGAGTTGAAGCCCGATCACCCGGACACCCATCCTCCGAACACCCATCCTCCATCCCAAAACCCCTTGCAGGCAAAGGATAGCCGGAGTGTATCAGGAAGGCCCGAAGATGGGAGTGGGGTAACAGAGCGGAGAACCCAGGAGATTGAGAAGAACCCTAACAGGCATCCTGGCAGcccaggccaagagaaaagggtgATTTCAACACGTTTGTGTCCGGCATTTGCGACACCCCCTCTCTATCGGTCCCCCTCTCTAACGGGAAGGAAGGTTCAGGAAACTAGATGTGTGGATGTGTTAAAGTTTGTTAGACCGAGCAAAGTGACCACCCCCCTGAGAAGCGACACGGCGGAAGAAAGAGGTTCTGTGGTGCGACTGTTTGTGGCCAACAAAAATCAGGGTACCTCTGAGCCGGATTTGAGGACTGTGGGCCTTAGTTCTGGCCTAAACCACACTGCcagtcagctggatgactttttGGAAAACCTAAGTGCAATAGAAATCCCTCAGCATGAGTCCCTTCAGGTGCGAGCGGCGAGAATTCTGGGCATCGAGGTAGCCGTGGAGTCTCTCATTCCCGGACACCGGAGGACCGGACCCAGTCAGCCCCCCGGCCGCGGAGGGAGCGCCTCTGACGTGGAGAGGCCGGTGGTGAGTGTGTCCAGTCACGCAGCGCGGGCAGATGCTGTGAGACCGCCCCGAGATGCTCACGACAGCCGGAGGAAGTGTGGCTGGACTGAGAGCCCTCTCTTTGTCGGGGAGAGAGACACCTGTTCTGGGAGAGTCAACCACGCCTCTGGACATCCGGACCCGAGCCGGGACACCTCCCCTCATCCTCATGTCCCCGAGGCCGAGCCACTTTCCCCTGTCCTGGACCAAAAGGAGCTGAAAGCAAACCAGCTGTGCAGGTCCTCTTTGCTTCATGTAGTGGAGAGGACCACGTGGCTCCCTGGTGCCGAGAAGAGATTCAGGAGCGCCTCCAAGGTGATTGAAACCTTGCAAGGCAAACTGGCCTCCCCGCCCAGCCGGATGGTCATGGACCGCCTGGTGCGAATGAAGGAGGTAGATTCGGTTTCCCGCATGAGACGCCTGAGCAGCAAGAGCACCGACTCAGGGGATGAGGCTGAAGAGGGCAAGCCTCCAAGGGGGCAGGGTGAGCAACGTGGGAGCCACGGCCTCCCAAGTGGCCCCGACTTGGCGCCCAAGCTGGGGCCTGAGGGGGCGGTTTCCACA